From Etheostoma spectabile isolate EspeVRDwgs_2016 chromosome 8, UIUC_Espe_1.0, whole genome shotgun sequence, a single genomic window includes:
- the LOC116694198 gene encoding casein kinase II subunit alpha' isoform X2, whose protein sequence is MPGPVAGSKSRVYADVNTLKSREYWDYEAHVPNWNNQEDYQLVRKLGRGKYSEVFEAINITNNEKVVVKILKPVKKKKIKREIKILENLRGGTNIIRLVDTVKDPVELYQKLTDYDIRFYMYELLKALDYCHSMGIMHRDVKPHNVMIDHQLRKLRLIDWGLAEFYHPSQEYNVRVASRYFKGPELLVDYQMYDYSLDMWSLGCMLASMIFQKEPFFHGQDNYDQLVRIAKVLGTDELFGYLRKYHIELDPRFKDLLGQQSRKRWEQFVQTENQHLVSPEALDLLDKLLRYDHQQRLTATEAMEHPYFYPVIKEQSLSNSDNNMVSSGTTTAR, encoded by the exons ATGCCGGGTCCGGTGGCCGGTAGCAAGTCCCGTGTGTACGCAGACGTCAATACGCTGAAGAGCCGGGAGTACTGGGATTACGAGGCCCACGTACCCAACTGGAA CAACCAGGAGGACTACCAGCTGGTTCGTAAACTGGGCAGAGGGAAGTACAGTGAAGTGTTCGAGGCCATTAACATCACCAACAATGAGAAGGTGGTGGTCAAGATCCTGAAG CCggtcaagaagaagaagatcaaGCGAGAGATCAAGATCCTGGAGAACCTGCGAGGGGGAACCAACATCATCCGACTAGTGGACACAGTCAAAGACCCAGTG GAGTTGTACCAGAAGTTGACAGATTACGATATCCGATTCTATATGTATGAACTACTGAAG GCTCTGGACTATTGTCACAGTATGGGAATCATGCACCGTGACGTCAAACCCCACAATGTGATGATCGACCACCAATTGAGAAAG CTACGCCTTATAGACTGGGGTTTGGCAGAGTTCTATCACCCATCCCAGGAGTACAACGTCAGAGTGGCCTCTCGGTACTTCAAAGGGCCCGAACTCCTGGTGGACTACCAG ATGTATGATTACAGTCTTGACATGTGGAGCTTGGGCTGTATGCTGGCCAGTATGATATTTCAGAAAGAGCCCTTCTTCCACGGACAAGACAACTATGACCAG ttggtgCGAATTGCTAAGGTCCTGGGGACAGACGAGCTGTTTGGCTATTTGCGTAAATACCACATTGAACTGGACCCACGCTTCAAAGACCTGCTGGGACA GCAGAGCAGGAAGCGCTGGGAACAGTTTGTGCAGACGGAGAACCAGCACTTGGTGAGTCCTGAAGCCCTGGACCTGCTGGACAAGCTGCTACGCTACGACCACCAACAGAGACTGACTGCCACAGAGGCCATGGAGCACCCCTACTTCT ACCCAGTAATAAAGGAGCAGTCTCTGTCAAATTCTGACAACAACATGGTATCCAGTGGCACCACTACAGCGCGATGA
- the LOC116694198 gene encoding casein kinase II subunit alpha' isoform X1 — MPGPVAGSKSRVYADVNTLKSREYWDYEAHVPNWNNQEDYQLVRKLGRGKYSEVFEAINITNNEKVVVKILKPVKKKKIKREIKILENLRGGTNIIRLVDTVKDPVSRTPALVFECINNTDFKELYQKLTDYDIRFYMYELLKALDYCHSMGIMHRDVKPHNVMIDHQLRKLRLIDWGLAEFYHPSQEYNVRVASRYFKGPELLVDYQMYDYSLDMWSLGCMLASMIFQKEPFFHGQDNYDQLVRIAKVLGTDELFGYLRKYHIELDPRFKDLLGQQSRKRWEQFVQTENQHLVSPEALDLLDKLLRYDHQQRLTATEAMEHPYFYPVIKEQSLSNSDNNMVSSGTTTAR, encoded by the exons ATGCCGGGTCCGGTGGCCGGTAGCAAGTCCCGTGTGTACGCAGACGTCAATACGCTGAAGAGCCGGGAGTACTGGGATTACGAGGCCCACGTACCCAACTGGAA CAACCAGGAGGACTACCAGCTGGTTCGTAAACTGGGCAGAGGGAAGTACAGTGAAGTGTTCGAGGCCATTAACATCACCAACAATGAGAAGGTGGTGGTCAAGATCCTGAAG CCggtcaagaagaagaagatcaaGCGAGAGATCAAGATCCTGGAGAACCTGCGAGGGGGAACCAACATCATCCGACTAGTGGACACAGTCAAAGACCCAGTG TCCAGAACTCCAGCGCTTGTCTTTGAATGCATCAATAACACAGACTTCAAG GAGTTGTACCAGAAGTTGACAGATTACGATATCCGATTCTATATGTATGAACTACTGAAG GCTCTGGACTATTGTCACAGTATGGGAATCATGCACCGTGACGTCAAACCCCACAATGTGATGATCGACCACCAATTGAGAAAG CTACGCCTTATAGACTGGGGTTTGGCAGAGTTCTATCACCCATCCCAGGAGTACAACGTCAGAGTGGCCTCTCGGTACTTCAAAGGGCCCGAACTCCTGGTGGACTACCAG ATGTATGATTACAGTCTTGACATGTGGAGCTTGGGCTGTATGCTGGCCAGTATGATATTTCAGAAAGAGCCCTTCTTCCACGGACAAGACAACTATGACCAG ttggtgCGAATTGCTAAGGTCCTGGGGACAGACGAGCTGTTTGGCTATTTGCGTAAATACCACATTGAACTGGACCCACGCTTCAAAGACCTGCTGGGACA GCAGAGCAGGAAGCGCTGGGAACAGTTTGTGCAGACGGAGAACCAGCACTTGGTGAGTCCTGAAGCCCTGGACCTGCTGGACAAGCTGCTACGCTACGACCACCAACAGAGACTGACTGCCACAGAGGCCATGGAGCACCCCTACTTCT ACCCAGTAATAAAGGAGCAGTCTCTGTCAAATTCTGACAACAACATGGTATCCAGTGGCACCACTACAGCGCGATGA
- the LOC116694192 gene encoding zinc finger protein 319-like, producing the protein MDWATPAAKLNPYTRARMTEAWQQHAVAPPPVVHTIPPGAENALGCAVYGIVLQPDATSLQQQPQTQHGQHSQHSQQHSGSQQHGGGQHSQQQHPTQAQQTSLQVGTEGGHKCGACGHDISHLANPHEHQCMVNQDRSFQCTQCMKIFHQATDLLEHQCVQVEQKPFVCGVCKMGFSLLTSLAQHHTSHNSTNPQKCSICEKTYRPGSSGSVTPNSNNPQQPSSDGASASSSSSILPFPSARDRPYKCSVCQKGFKHLSELTRHERVHTGEKPFKCDTCDKAFSQSSHLQHHQRTHSSERPFKCAVCEKSFKHRSHLVRHMYVHSGEHLFKCNLCELHFKESSELLHHPCHPQGSRPFRCATCGKGFKRPSDLRQHERTHSEERPYHCDECQMSFKQQYALVRHRRTHKDPTDRPFKCNLCDKGFMQPSHLLYHQHVHGMDNLFKCASCQKEFSQSGELLRHKCGESSNSSPDKPYKCDVCGKGYKKGSTLQRHQNSHCQEKPLKCSLCDRRFLSSSEFVQHRCDPSREKPLKCPDCEKRFKYSSDLNRHRRVHTGEKPYKCGHCNKGFKQREHLTKHASTHSREGQFKCVWCGERFSDLGSLQDHTVQHTADGGGYPVPQCI; encoded by the exons ATGGA TTGGGCCACGCCAGCTGCCAAGCTGAATCCCTACACCCGAGCCCGCATGACAGAGGCCTGGCAGCAGCATGCAGTTGCTCCACCTCCCGTTGTCCACACCATCCCTCCAGGAGCTGAGAATGCGTTGGGTTGTGCAGTGTATGGCATTGTCCTACAGCCAGATGCCACGTCTTTACAGCAGCAGCCACAGACCCAGCACGGACAGCACAGCCAACACAGCCAACAACACAGCGGGAGTCAGCAGCATGGAGGCGGGCAGCACAGTCAGCAGCAGCACCCCACCCAGGCCCAGCAGACCTCCCTACAGGTAGGGACCGAAGGAGGACACAAGTGTGGGGCCTGTGGACATGATATCTCCCACTTAGCCAACCCACATGAGCACCAGTGCATGGTGAATCAAGACAGGTCATTCCAGTGCACTCAGTGTATGAAGATTTTCCACCAGGCAACAGACCTGCTAGAACACCAATGTGTTCAGGTGGAGCAGAAGCcatttgtgtgtggggtgtgtaaGATGGGCTTCTCCCTACTCACCTCTTTAGCCCAGCACCACACATCCCATAACAGCACCAACCCACAGAAGTGTTCAATATGTGAAAAGACCTATCGACCCGGCTCTTCTGGCAGCGTCACACCCAACTCAAATAATCCCCAGCAGCCCAGCAGTGACGGGGCGTCAGCAAGCAGCAGCTCGTCCATTCTACCTTTTCCCTCAGCCCGAGACCGGCCGTACAAATGCTCCGTTTGCCAGAAGGGCTTCAAACACCTCTCAGAACTCACAAGGCATGAGAGGGTGCACACAGGAGAAAAGCCCTTCAAATGTGACACATGCGACAAGGCCTTCAGCCAGTCGTCGCACCTACAGCACCACCAGCGAACACACAGCAGCGAACGCCCGTTCAAGTGTGCCGTTTGTGAAAAGAGTTTCAAACACCGCTCCCACCTCGTGCGCCACATGTATGTGCACTCTGGGGAGCACTTGTTCAAATGCAACTTATGTGAGTTGCATTTCAAAGAGTCATCGGAGCTCCTTCACCACCCCTGCCACCCGCAGGGTTCCCGACCGTTCCGCTGTGCCACGTGTGGTAAAGGTTTCAAGCGACCGTCTGACCTTCGGCAACACGAGCGCACACACTCGGAGGAGCGCCCCTACCACTGTGACGAGTGTCAGATGAGCTTCAAACAGCAGTATGCACTGGTGCGCCACCGACGCACACACAAAGACCCTACAGACCGGCCGTTCAAATGCAACCTGTGTGACAAGGGCTTCATGCAGCCCTCTCACCTCCTGTACCACCAGCACGTCCACGGCATGGACAACCTGTTCAAGTGCGCCTCATGCCAGAAGGAGTTTAGCCAGTCGGGAGAGCTGCTCAGGCACAAGTGTGGCGAGTCGTCCAACTCCTCGCCCGACAAGCCGTACAAATGTGACGTCTGTGGCAAAGGCTACAAGAAGGGCTCGACGTTACAGCGTCACCAAAATTCTCACTGCCAAGAGAAGCCCCTTAAGTGCTCGCTGTGTGACCGCCGCTTCCTGTCCTCTTCGGAATTTGTCCAGCACCGTTGTGACCCTTCGCGGGAAAAGCCGTTGAAGTGCCCTGACTGCGAGAAACGTTTCAAATACTCATCAGACCTGAACCGACACCGGCGCGTGCACACAGGGGAGAAACCTTACAAATGCGGCCACTGCAACAAGGGTTTCAAACAGCGCGAGCACCTGACCAAACACGCGAGCACACACTCCCGAGAGGGCCAGTTCAAGTGTGTTTGGTGTGGCGAGCGTTTCAGTGACTTGGGCTCTTTGCAAGATCACACTGTGCAGCACACAGCCGATGGAGGGGGTTACCCAGTGCCCCAGTGCATATAA